Proteins from one Octopus bimaculoides isolate UCB-OBI-ISO-001 chromosome 19, ASM119413v2, whole genome shotgun sequence genomic window:
- the LOC106871877 gene encoding uncharacterized protein LOC106871877: protein MKSLFSTSEVKFLVHIIFKEGIRVDPEKVKAIKELTRPQNVSELRRLLSMANHVGKFTENLAETTKPLRDLLKRETTWIWDQPQETVFQTLKEKLSSTPVLMHYSADKPTKVSADASSEGWR from the coding sequence ATGAAAAGTTTATTCTCTACTAGTGAGGTGAAATTTCTGGTTCATATAATATTCAAAGAAGGAATCCGAGTAGATCCTGAAAAAGTAAAAGCAATAAAGGAATTGACCAGACCACAAAATGTGTCTGAGCTAAGAAGGTTGCTCAGTATGGCAAATCATGTTGGCAAATTCACTGAGAATTTAGCAGAGACGACCAAACCACTCCGGGATCTACTAAAAAGAGAAACCACTTGGATATGGGACCAGCCTCAAGAAACAGTGTTTCAGACATTGAAGGAAAAACTGAGCTCTACACCAGTACTGATGCATTATAGTGCTGACAAGCCAACAAAGGTCTCAGCAGATGCTTCTTCAGAAGGATGGAGGTAG